The genome window AGGGCACGCCATAAACCACCCTGTGGGGGAGCGGACGGGTCTCCTTCCACAGCCactcagcatgggccagggaaagGGGCTGGGATGGGTTCTTTGAGCCTTTTCTTTTGCATATTACACAGTGCACTGGCTTACCTTAAAATCTCAACTAAAAGGTTCACATATAGGGGATTGTGTTCTACACTGCTTCCTGAAAATTTGTGCAAAACAACTTCAGAACAAATGAAAGGGGAGGACCCATTTTTGTTGGGCTTCTACCAGAAGTTGCCCAGCATTAGAAAAACGAAAAGGCCTTTTCTGAATGTTTGTGCTCTCCCAACCAGCTGGAAAAGCAACCCTTCCACTCACAAGATCTAACCGCAGATAGGGGTGTAACATACGTTTAAGAAAGGGTGGCCCTCCCAGCCTGATTTGAAAAGGCCTGAGTTAATGTTTTGACCATAAAAGGGGTGGTGAAAAAAATGGGGTACATAGTCTGCCTTGAAAAGCAGCCATTTCATGAATAATCACAAATACAAAGATTTTGGACATTACAGAAAAATTTCAGATCTTGCTGGTAAGAATAATTTTCACACACAAGAGATACgaaatgctttaaaaaagtcTGATACCAAATGTCCTTTACACTATACAGACCAATTTGCCACTTGAAATGATAAGAAGGAACCCCTTAATCTTTTCAATCCCATGCAAACCATAATTGGGTACAAGGCACCAAATTTTATGAATTGTATAAAATTAGTTCACAAAGCTTTATCAGTAAGTAAAACAAATTCCATTTCTCCCgccctgcctgcccacccctatcccaccccccacacccaacCACGTTTTCATTCTGCACTACTGTCCACCTCTCGGGCTTATGCTGGGGCCTGGCTGGGGCCCATACTTCACTGCCAGCCAACTCACCCCATTAATTCTTGCACTTGGATGGAACTGTAAGCATAGCTAGAGAAGGGAACTCATACAATCATTGACTCTAGAAGCCttgccattaaaaacaaaaataaactctgcTATTGAGTCCATAGGACACGTTAACACTTCTACAGTTTCCAATTTTATTCATGACTTTTAAAGAGACATCTGGAAATTCTTTACAGTGTGGCACTGCCCCCCCTCAGCCTGAGGGGTTTGATCAAAGCTGGCAAGAGCTCTGCCCACCATTTAATAAGAGCTTCCATTTCTGGCTGTTGAGGGCATTCCTGATCTGCTTTACGCTGGCATGGATGCTCATCTCCGGCAACCACAAGTATGAGGGTCAAGCTAGACTGAGGTAAAAATCCTTTGTGAGGGCCGGGGTGTCTTCCTCTTGGCTGGCTACAGCAGAAAGTAAACACACCAGCCGACTGCAAAGGGTTCCTGGAACGGGACTCTAACTACCTGTCTGGAAGAAGCAGGTCCGTAAGGTTCAGTTAGGAGATCTTGGATTTGATTTGGCAGTGTCTAGTCAACTTCTACCtggttcttattttcttctccttagaATGTTTCAATTTAAAGGTGCAACTACTAAGGAATTCATCTACTtccaatatgtaaataaattaaaggcAAAGGGACATTTCTCTCACAACAGCCACTGACTTACACAGCAGGCAactcttttctttaataaaaatcttcataaATACTAACTTCTCAACAGCGTCTAGTGCTGGGGCCTCTGGGTACCTGAGGGGTCTGACTGCAGGGGCGCCTTCATGATGTGCAGCTCAGTGAGGACTCCGGTGGTGGTTTCTAGTCCAActcctctttaaaaacaatttcagggATTAGATACAGGGGTGCTCAGCTAAGTTAAGCACTTATTTTACAAAGTCTTTAATCTGCTTAATATTCCTTATAATATTTggtataaaactatttttaaaaattaaatttggagatcttttcattttccactaaatgtccatttttcttaagtatttccCACTGGAGTGTCTGAGGAATGAAGTAGATGCTCTATtctccatttgtatgtttttttcctagaTAATGTAGCCTTCAATGAAAGATGAGGCACAATTTgtatgttccttttctttttactctccTTGTTTTCTTTGAGTGAATTGGCTTTTCTGTTGCCACAAAAAGTCATCACCAATCATGACGACTTAAAAATGTGGGTCTAGAGAATACAGCTTCACATCAGAGCCCCTGGCAGCATGGGCAGCTGCGACACTCTACAACAGTGTCCAGGAGAGGGGGAGCCCGGCCAAGCTTATACAAAGAAGCCTGCAGTAGACAATATAAACCAAACAGCATAAAAAATGCCATACGCTATCGCTTCCAAATAAAAGCTAAATATTACAGAAACCTCACAGTGTTGGCAAAAgcaagtttaatttaaaatagggTCACTCGCCCTCCCTTAGCAGGGTGAGCCATGTTCTGTCCGAATTTCCTCCATGTCCCGGTGCTGGCTGGCAGGTCCTATGGGAGAGTGCATCTCAAAAGAGGTCAACAGCCAATGCTCCAGACCTGCTTGGGAATGAGGCTTGTCAACAGTGTGAAAGCTGCCAGCCTTATTCATTAGCCTCTCACTTCCCAACTTCCCACCCATCCCGAAACTCCCTTCCACATCTGCTCCTTTCAAGTGACAACTGTACTTCTACCTGAACTGAAATGCTAATATGATATACTCAGTCAAAAGATGAGCATTCATTCACAGGACAGGCTGAGGCAGGCTGCAGCAATGACATGAGTTACGAGTTGCATTCACTTGCACTGGTGGTGAGTCTAAGCGAAGGATTGACAAGGGAGATTCAGTGGCGCCTGATGGGGAGGAATGTTTCCCTCCGGGCAATTTCATTCCACTTAGAAACTGGCCCAGTTTAGAGAGAAAGGTCAACTTCACTAGCACTGGAGTAAAGGACAGGGCACTCTTGCTTTACTCTGGTGGACTGAATGTGGCTGGGTAAAGAAACAGTAGGGACGATCAGATTTGGGGGGACACAGGCCAGGGCCATCAGCAGGAGACTGTTCGGACAGACGGGCAGATTCCTAAGCGCTAGGAGAGCAAAAGCTCCCAAACTGTGTGGTGAACAAGAAGGTTCTAGCTGTACCAGGTGGAACAGGTGACAGACATTCATATAAGCCCTGGCCCCCAGCTCTCCCTGCCCACTCTCCACTGAGTTCTGAGAAAGCCTCAGACAACTGCCCTAAAGACCAAGGTAAACTAAGCCCTAGACCTGTACCGACCCAATCCAGGAGTCTGCTATAGAACTGCAGCCCGAGGACCCTTACGCTCAGCATGCAGCAGAGAACATGTCACGTGCCGCTGTCTTGCTTCCCCATATGAACTGCTCCTTTAGAATGAAGGCCAGTCTCGGTGTTCACGCCAGTCTCAGAAGATGTGGAATGATTAAATGAGCAGCAGCCAGGAAGGGTACGACACGTGGGAAAACCTCGCGTTTGGCATGGGGAAATTCGCTCCATACATCTCATTCCACTCCAACTGCTATTCCCCAGAAAAGGAAGTCTGCAAATTGTGAACCCTTGAATGTTACTTCCTCTGTAGGAACAAATCCTTAGACTTCACTTCCTGCCTTGCCCTCAGGCCCATCCAGCCAGGTGCAAGCCCAGGGCCTTTCCTCGAGTGTCCTGACAGGGGAGGGGGGGGGCCTGCTCCCAtcaggagggcagggctgtgaggaGGTCCTGACTAATCACACAGCGGGAAAGAGAACACAGCTGTCTCCTGGCTGGATATGACCAATTTACCCCCCTCTTTGCTCCACCCAGATCCCTCTATGTTCAGAAGCAATTGATGAAAGAATCTTCATACAAGTTCCTCCTTTTGATTTTTATCAAAGGAGGGTATTCCTCAATCCATTCAAAAGAAAGTGACTACAGATTTTAGGATAAGACATGAGTCAGCTGGCACCTTCTGCTCTAGACCCAGTGAGGCAAACCTCGTAATCTGTTCCTGCAGTAAACCTTATTTCCTATAAGAGGAAAGATGTATAGACACCAAAAGCAAGCCAGTCTTTGATATATGCCTCGCATTCAGGGGAAGGTCCGCGGTCTGCCCTCACCGTTGTTGCTGGGCTGCACCTGAGCTTGGAGTTGGGTTTCTGAGATTCTTGCATTGCCCTGAACTGTTGTTCTTTGAGTGTAAAAAAGGATGTAGGCTTGAGTTTTGCACACTTCCTCGACACTGCATACATTCAGCTTTGAGTCATTGCAGTGGACCCAAAAACCTAtgaaaccaaaggaaagaaagagtaaatgaCGACCCAACTTAGATTTGTATTCAGCAGGCACAACCAGGAGATgaagaaagggacagaggaaTGTGAATAGCGCTAAGCCCTGAATATTGGTGTGTGTGCGCGCGGGGGAGAGACAAGTAAATGAAACCAAGAGACTTCCTGGAACCACTGGCTTTAACCCCACCAAACCCCCCGCAGTACTGTTTACAATGTCAACGGACTATAACTTTTGTCCTCATTTTGTTCAGGCTTTTTTCACTGCCCATTAGGGCCTCCTCTCTATAAAGACAGTCAGGAGACTGAGGGCtaagagaggggaagagaaggagggaaggggaaatggagaaaagagaggcGTGCTAAAGAAAAATTTAGGAGGAATAAAAAGTCATTTGCTCACAGGCTCACTCTGGCTGCCTCAAGGGTTTAAGATCAGTACACTACTGAAAACACATTTGCAGCCCACCTGCCCCAATGCAGTAGCTGGGAGGCTCGGCTCTGGGGGGCAAGGACTGAAAGCCCCTTGGGAGGGGCCCTTGTGTCCCCACACCTCCCAGGTAAggagtaagtgctcagtaactGTTCTCAGCGTTAGGAGCTGAAGCTAGTGAGATTCACGCAGCATCTCCATGAGGTTAGATGGGTCATACTATTTCTGCATAaccaagaaggaaacagaagattGCAGCACAATATTAATAAATCATGATAACCTCTAACATTAACAGGGCATAaggtgctaggcactgtgctaagcattttacatgtgtcAGCTCCTATCAGTTGTTAGAACAATCTTAGGTTTTCACTTaggaatatattcaaaatttgaaTCCAGCTTTCATAATCCTGCTCACTGGATTTCAATGTATGTAACATCCCCCTATCGATGAAATACAAGGAAAGCAATGAAATGTGGACAAACCACCCTTTccgtgtcccccaccccacagagtAAAGCGCACGCACCTCCCTCTGTGTTGTAGCAATAGGCTGTGTAGTGTCCTGAGCCAAACCCTTTCCCGTGGTGCATGACCACTGCGGAGAGATCATAGGCAAAGGTCTCTTTGTCAAGAGAGGAGAGCATGTCCCTGCAGCAGTAAGGTTCCATGGTTAATACCTGGTCAAAGACGACGTGGACCCCAATCTTCTCTCGATGATTACGGCCAGACCACCTAGAACATGGATGCGGACTTCTTACTAGTCAAAAAGGCACAAGTGATTATAGGTAGAGGGGGGGAAAACTGGGAACTGACAAAACTTAACCTTCCAGCTTTGGTTTTCACATCAATAAAACACTAGTAAATAATGTCCACATATATTTCCTGTGAATGTTCCATGATGTACCCTGAAACTAGAGATCCCCAAACAACCAATTCAGGCAATAGTCTTTTGGAGTTTACTGCCTGCCCTTTTCACAGATTACCTCATACTTTATTCTGAATACGATGCCACATAAGCCCAGCACAGACAGCTGGTGCAGACTAGCCGATCAAACAGGGCCATGAGAGCAGGAGCCTGTCCTCCTGGGCCCCAACATCGACTTGCCTCACTGGGCTTGACCCGGGCCATCTCCACGGAAAGTACAGGGTCTCTAGGGAACCAGCGTCCCCTCCCAACAGCAAAGACCTTTGCCTTCACCAAAGCCTTTGAAGCAGCTGTTCCCACAGCCACCTGGGACACCCGAGAGCAAGCTCACCTGAATCTTTTAAGGTGCAGCCGCAGGACCTGAGGTAGTCTGTAGATCATTAACTGCTTTCTAGCTTCACTCAGAACAAGGGGTTTGGGATTGGATTTTCGTCGTTTGCCTATATGGTTTGGGAAGGTATAAGACACAGATGGTGAGGAGTCTCATTCTTCCCTAGCTATGGCAGAGACAAAGACTGGACACTCAATATGCATTCTCCTTATTTCTCAGTATTTGAACCTCAATTTGGGTTCAAACGCTATTTGGGGCAGCAATGTGACCCTCTGTAAGACTGCATTTTCCAGCCTCACATGTCTGCGTGGTGTGGCCACGGAAATCCTGGCAGAGGTGAAAGGAATGATTGTGTGGCACTCCTGGGATGGTAGCTTAAAGAAGCCTGACTCAGGTGTAAGGTGCATCCTTTGTCCTTCCCACTGTTTCCAACTGTTGGAATTCCTCTTGGACCTTGAGGTCATCTTGAGGATGGAAGCCTTATAAACTAGGATAGCAAAGCTggaagatggaaggagcctgggtccacCATGACCAGACAGCCACCATACAAGCCCCTGAATGTCCTTCAGACTTCTTGTACCCGGGGTGCCCCAAAAAttatacaagcggacactttggtcaacgttgctcaagcagtagttcgccgtaatcaggagtgtttggacgctgatggtaaataaccactttgagcacctcttgtaattgcagaagtcaaacgtgacttgtattcatcttttgttatcggtatatattgagtattacaattttaatagttttttcctttattaaaatatgtatgcattttttggcaccctctgtatataacagaaaaaaaagttacttcTTGTTTTAAGTCATTGTTATTTGTGTTGACTAAACCTAATTCTGATACATCCACTTTCAAATTTTTGTCACCAGCAGTTTCCAAAATTGGTATGGGTTTAGGATGGACCACTCGTGATGTCATGGGTTTATTAATGGAATATAATGGAAGGTCACCGCAACAACATGCACGTAAAAGCATAGGGTAGGGTTCTATGCCTCTAAATATGGGCTTATCACTTAAATTATGATGCACTATAATATACCttaagctttttgttttcatcagAAAGGTCTAATTCTATTTCCTGCTCACAGCTAGTTGTACCGGTATGCTACTGGACAAGTTACTCAAAACTCTGaacctcattttgtttttctgtaaaatgggtaataatacatatatttcaggCTTAGGAAAAAGATAGAACACAATATTACTAAAggacaaagtattttaaaatatattttccctcaGCATGATATGTTTGTGGCATacacaaatatttagaaaagaaccttttctggttttatatttttatactgtacCTACTTTGTGAACTGTGTTTCTTGGAATAAAAGCACACTACTGGATATGCAGGACAAGACTGGCAGTCTGGCCAAATGCATCCAGTCCAAAGCAGAATCAATGCTCAgacttctattttgtttctaaaaccactgaactgtgAGGGAAATGCATGTTTAAATTATGGCAAATAAACAATGGAAATATAGTTCTCTTAATTTCCATCAGAAGCCTTCTCTATAACCATTTACTGATGACGGTTCTGTTATTAATTAAATCCGTGATTGGATGGGAATATGAAATGAGTTAGTGGTCCACTGTGGTGCCTGCTAATTGTCTTTGAGCTGTTGATACCATGGTCTCAGTGTCTGAAGATCTTGGCATCTGATTCCCAGTCCTGTCTGCACTACCCATGAAAGGTAGCAAATCACAGGCAGATGACGTATAAGGGAGCTTTGTGTGACAATAGGATAGGGAGCTGTTGCTTCTCCTAACAGATTGCAGCAGAGTGAGTGTGTCATATCTTTTACTGGGCCTGGTAGTCATGATACGTGGGGGCATGAACagaaagaattcaaagcaggGCCTGGCTTTATCTTACATTCCTATTCACCAGCAGGCTTTTGAAAATTATTGCAGCTCTGTCTGGGAACCCTGGCCATGACTGCCACTGCCAGCAGAGGGAGTGTGTGAGCTAAAATGAAGACCGTGTAGAATCTGGCTTTGTTTCCCTAAAAtgaaattcacaaagaaaaagaaattactgattcaattgaGATTGATCATTTCTGTCTCCATTTGATTAAGCTGGCCACAGAGAGGTGGAAGACTGATCGTTTTGAAACGTCACAAGCAACAACAGATCAATTCATTTTGTTCCTTTACTATAGCTTTCCTTCCCTGTTATTATTTGAATTGGCCTAGAGAAATCCTGATAAACTGGCACATCTGGCAACCAGAAAAACACTTTCctgcaaaaataaaagtatttcttgCCTAGTCTATCATGTCTGAGAATGATGGAATTAAAGTTGACATCCTTCTGTTCCTTACAAGTAAAAATCTTTATGAAtcactattaaaaaacaaaaaaaacagatacTGCTCTAATAAGATAATTTAAGTCACTGCCTTTCTATCTCAATATGGAACAGACAGGTGAGTCTACAGTTAACCAGGTAagcatttcaaattttgttttaaagtagcAAAATAATATCAAGTATTACTTTTTGATTTTTGTCCTGATTCTTCAGAGAAAACAGGTTTCCCacaatttactattttaaaaagcccTATGCAAATATATTAAGGACTACCATAAAATTTTTGTTCCCAAAACTTGTAGTCCAAACTATTATATGGCTGCAAGTTGATTTCTAGCTCTCTGCACAATCCATTAATTTTAGTTTCCAAATCTTTATAAAGCCAAAAAATCCAAACGTGAGCTTCCAAGTATTTGCTCTGCATTTCCTCTAGGAAATGCTGGGTTAGCAAAAGCATTAAGGGCTAGTGTGGCAAGACAGAGGGGGTCCTGAATAAGATGCCCACGTAACCATACAGAAAGAGTTCCACTTTAACATTAAAGCCACAATAGAGAAAACCTTCCTTATGAGCCCCTCTGAAATGCCAACCTTTCAAACATATggggaaacaaacacagaaagaatTGAACTGCCACAGAACAATGTACTTTTTTATACTtgctttcttgatctcattgtacACATCTTCAGCATCACTTCTGACAGACTTTAAATCTACGGATACAATACAAAAGTACACTTTTCTGATGCCACAGCCTCAAACAGGCTATGCCACCCGAACTTAGATTAAGAACCACCAGACTATCTATATTCACGAATTTCAGCAGGACCCTGGTAACACTATGAAGCTAAGTACTCACATTCTTAGAATCCCCATTTCAGAATCCACACTTTCAAATGCCTCCCAAGATAACAGCTAAGGTCAATACAAGAGGAGTCAAAGGAGGCACCACTCCTAGGTTggtttttaatatagtataatgtccATATTCTGGTTTTCAGTAAAATGAGAGCAAAAGAACTTCCTTAAAAGATGCTTTAGAACCACTCAATGTTATCAGTGTTACTTTTGACTAAAAGGGGCAAAAGAAGCACCTTAAACTGATATTCCAGTTgcaccctccccctttcccccacAGCACTCACTGTTACACTGGTCACAAGCGTAGATTCTCCCTTCCAGGGCCTCTGTCTCTGTGAACTTGGCCAGCATCTCAGTGAGCAGGCACTCAGTCTGATTCAAAGGGACAAACCCCTTTTCTATGCAGTGATAGCGTTCAGGGAATTCCAGGGACAGATCCCAAAAGGGCTCAATGGTGTTGGATTTATAATTGCATGATATACATGTGACCTAGAATGAAAAGATTGATTGACAGGTTATGTAACTTCCACATTTCCCACATACGTTTTTGCTTGCTTTATGCAAGACATATAACTTGACCAAAACTAAGTGTAcagttttcaaaaagaattttaattctAGTAAAATACTAAACATAACTTTAAGAGAATTAGAACCTGTTACTTCTGTATATATTTCTAACTATGTGATGCCCGCTGGAACTGGAAAACCGTACAGCACAGAGGTTATTACCTAACcctttgtctcttctctctcaaAGCATGCTCTGCCACTCAATGCACACTGTGTACAAAGTACACACTGCAACTTATCGTGGAGTCAGTCTGAGATGGAGAATTCGCAGATGCCTGTGTTTTTCTCTTACCCTCACTCTTTCTTCCTCCAGACTTCGTTCCTTCCGTGCAGTCccaacttgcttttctttctgcccTTGATTCGTGCAGTACCCCTACACTGATCCCTGGGTCTCCAGAGCCTCAAAGTATCTTGTGATGAGCTCACCTTCCGCTACAACCTTCCCAGGGGCACCTTTCTTCCTAGTGGACcctgaggggagagaggaagtgcCTATAAACACTCCCCTTTCAAATGCTAAAAGCCTAAATAAACTTTGTCCTCCCACCCAATTCGTCATTCTTTTACAACCCTAAATACCAGGGCAGAAAACCTCATTAGCACAGTGTAGAGGTTTTTACCTGGATCTCTTAAGTTGCCCACCTTTTTAACTCTAAAAATTCTCTCCTTGCATAGTCTCACAAAGCTTAGCTATGAGTCTTCGCTTACGTCCCTACATGGCTGAAGATTTAGGGAATGAAAGGTAACGAGGAACAGGAGGGAGGCTTGCTTAAGCCTTTGGCATACTCCCCGCCACCTCCCTTCCTTGTATGTAAAGAACGCCTAGAAAGGAAGAATACATACTCTTTCAAACTACCATGGAACCAGGGGTACAGGCAAACTGTTCAATTCCTAAAAGTGATCAAAGGATGGCATACCAACCATAGGTACTTAATTATAACAAAGATAACAGTAGATTACCCATATTGTCATTAAAGGTTAGACAGTCGCTGAAAATGAAGACAGATGGCAAATTATACTGAAAATCTGCCCGGAAGGAGACAGGAGGCAAGTTCACCAACAAGCCGACCACAGGATACAGTACAGTGAAAGGTACAATGGCCACCCTCCCTCCATTATGCATAATCACGGCCATTGTTGGCTCCCCTTAGCCCAgcaagctggggggggggggcactcaTGGGAAGCTCAAACTAACATACCAGCCTCCCTCCTACGTGATGGGCAGAGTCGGGGTTCAGAGTCGGGGTTCGGGTGGGCACACACCTACCTGACTGAGTAGCTGCCCGTGAAATATGGTATTCACCACCTTTAAGACCTGTTTGGTGAGCTTCCTCTGGGAGAAGGGGATGAGGATACGGCGTGTGGTGCCTTCAGACTCGAGTTCCTGCTGTACTTTGTGCAACAGCTCGCACAGAAACTCCTGCGCGTCCTGCTGGTCGTAGCCGCGGAAGGCAGGGATCAGGCTCCACACCGAGTGAAGCATGGCGAAGGGAGACACCAGGGCCCACTTTCCGGACCACATGACTCGGAAGAGGGTGTGCAGTTCGTGGCAGAGGGACATGTGTTTCGAGCCGGGCTCCTTGTTCTGGATGAGTTCTAGGCTCCTGGTGATGGAAGCCCCGCCGTTCCAGCAGAGGCCCTCCCGTTCGCACGACTCGGCTCTGACGTTCCTCGGTGACAGCTCGGTGGCCGAGCTGCTGGCCGGCCTGTCCGAGAGTGGCGCCTTCCCGTTGGTGGCTTTGGGAAAGAGCTGTTCCGTTTTGGAAGGGTCGAGGTTCAGGAAACACTCTCGGAACTTCTGGAGGTGGCTGAGCACCTGCAGGATGGAGTTCATGTAGCAGGTGTTGCCCAGGTTGCGCAGGCCGGTGACGCCCGGGGCCACGGCGGGCGCGCGGCGCGGCGGGAGGCGGCCCCCGGCGGGTGTGCGCGGGACGGCGGGGCGCGGGGCGGCGGCGCGGGGCGCGTGCAGCAGCAGGCGCGCGCTCTTGCGCGGAGGGGCGCTGGCCAGCTCCTCCAGCAGCCGCCTCTTGACCTCGCGCCGCCGCTGCCGCGCGGCCTCCTTCTTGCGCTCTAGCGCCTCCTCCCGCCGCCGCTGCTCCAGCTTGGCCCGGCCCCGGGAGCTCTTCTCAAACCACAGTCGCAGCGTCTTGCCCAGCAGGCGCTGGCGCCGGTACCACAGAGCCGTGAGCATCTGCGGCTGTCCCTGAGGAGCGCGCGGCGGCGGGGCCGCGTCCTCGCCCGAGGCCATGGACCGCAGCGTCCGGCCGCGCCTCCCGGGCGGGTCCTGCTTCTGGCCCCGGACTGCCAGGAGGGCGCTTCTCAGCAGCTTCAGGTCCCCCTCCGGGTTATCATTGAGCACGTAGTCCTTGCACAGGTAACAGAACACGTAGAGATCCCGGACCTCCATGGCTAGCGGATGTCCAGTCTCTTCAAAGTGTTTCAGGGCGTGGTCTTCAATGTAGCGGCCGCAGGCCACGTGCGAGCACTTGAGGCAAGCCCAGACGGACTCCGTGGTGGTGCACTCCCGGCAGCA of Rhinolophus sinicus isolate RSC01 linkage group LG05, ASM3656204v1, whole genome shotgun sequence contains these proteins:
- the USP49 gene encoding ubiquitin carboxyl-terminal hydrolase 49 isoform X1 encodes the protein MDRCKHVGRLRLAQDHSILNPQKWCCRECTTTESVWACLKCSHVACGRYIEDHALKHFEETGHPLAMEVRDLYVFCYLCKDYVLNDNPEGDLKLLRSALLAVRGQKQDPPGRRGRTLRSMASGEDAAPPPRAPQGQPQMLTALWYRRQRLLGKTLRLWFEKSSRGRAKLEQRRREEALERKKEAARQRRREVKRRLLEELASAPPRKSARLLLHAPRAAAPRPAVPRTPAGGRLPPRRAPAVAPGVTGLRNLGNTCYMNSILQVLSHLQKFRECFLNLDPSKTEQLFPKATNGKAPLSDRPASSSATELSPRNVRAESCEREGLCWNGGASITRSLELIQNKEPGSKHMSLCHELHTLFRVMWSGKWALVSPFAMLHSVWSLIPAFRGYDQQDAQEFLCELLHKVQQELESEGTTRRILIPFSQRKLTKQVLKVVNTIFHGQLLSQVTCISCNYKSNTIEPFWDLSLEFPERYHCIEKGFVPLNQTECLLTEMLAKFTETEALEGRIYACDQCNSKRRKSNPKPLVLSEARKQLMIYRLPQVLRLHLKRFRWSGRNHREKIGVHVVFDQVLTMEPYCCRDMLSSLDKETFAYDLSAVVMHHGKGFGSGHYTAYCYNTEGGFWVHCNDSKLNVCSVEEVCKTQAYILFYTQRTTVQGNARISETQLQAQVQPSNNGLEHWLLTSFEMHSPIGPASQHRDMEEIRTEHGSPC
- the USP49 gene encoding ubiquitin carboxyl-terminal hydrolase 49 isoform X3 — encoded protein: MDRCKHVGRLRLAQDHSILNPQKWCCRECTTTESVWACLKCSHVACGRYIEDHALKHFEETGHPLAMEVRDLYVFCYLCKDYVLNDNPEGDLKLLRSALLAVRGQKQDPPGRRGRTLRSMASGEDAAPPPRAPQGQPQMLTALWYRRQRLLGKTLRLWFEKSSRGRAKLEQRRREEALERKKEAARQRRREVKRRLLEELASAPPRKSARLLLHAPRAAAPRPAVPRTPAGGRLPPRRAPAVAPGVTGLRNLGNTCYMNSILQVLSHLQKFRECFLNLDPSKTEQLFPKATNGKAPLSDRPASSSATELSPRNVRAESCEREGLCWNGGASITRSLELIQNKEPGSKHMSLCHELHTLFRVMWSGKWALVSPFAMLHSVWSLIPAFRGYDQQDAQEFLCELLHKVQQELESEGTTRRILIPFSQRKLTKQVLKVVNTIFHGQLLSQVTCISCNYKSNTIEPFWDLSLEFPERYHCIEKGFVPLNQTECLLTEMLAKFTETEALEGRIYACDQCNSKRRKSNPKPLVLSEARKQLMIYRLPQVLRLHLKRFRWSGRNHREKIGVHVVFDQVFGSTAMTQS
- the USP49 gene encoding ubiquitin carboxyl-terminal hydrolase 49 isoform X2, translated to MDRCKHVGRLRLAQDHSILNPQKWCCRECTTTESVWACLKCSHVACGRYIEDHALKHFEETGHPLAMEVRDLYVFCYLCKDYVLNDNPEGDLKLLRSALLAVRGQKQDPPGRRGRTLRSMASGEDAAPPPRAPQGQPQMLTALWYRRQRLLGKTLRLWFEKSSRGRAKLEQRRREEALERKKEAARQRRREVKRRLLEELASAPPRKSARLLLHAPRAAAPRPAVPRTPAGGRLPPRRAPAVAPGVTGLRNLGNTCYMNSILQVLSHLQKFRECFLNLDPSKTEQLFPKATNGKAPLSDRPASSSATELSPRNVRAESCEREGLCWNGGASITRSLELIQNKEPGSKHMSLCHELHTLFRVMWSGKWALVSPFAMLHSVWSLIPAFRGYDQQDAQEFLCELLHKVQQELESEGTTRRILIPFSQRKLTKQVLKVVNTIFHGQLLSQVTCISCNYKSNTIEPFWDLSLEFPERYHCIEKGFVPLNQTECLLTEMLAKFTETEALEGRIYACDQCNNLKSVRSDAEDVYNEIKKASIKKYIVLWQFNSFCVCFPICLKGWHFRGAHKEGFLYCGFNVKVELFLYGYVGILFRTPSVLPH